The Malus domestica chromosome 10, GDT2T_hap1 nucleotide sequence aaaaaaagaacctACAAATAAGCCTGTGCCAGATTTGCACAAGCGCGTGTGGACACTACTTGGCCATTCAATGTAGTTTTCCTTCCACTAATCCCAACCCATCTTTCTCTTAAAACAGGCTGATCAATTATCCCAAGAATCTGGAGGAAAACAAGTATCAGTTCATGAAGTACGTACACGTAATCTTTAAGTCTGAAATAATTTATTGTGCAATTATTCAAACTCAGTGTGAAACTATTCAGTCCAGGAAACTGGGAATGAGCACTAATTTTCAGAAAAGCTATCTTCCATTCGCAAgagatgaataaaaaaaaaggtcgtacccagtgcacaaggctcccgctttacgcagggtctgggagaggtgaatgtcggctagccttacccccatttatggagaggctgctcccaagtctcgaacccgagacctaccgctcatgggcgaaagcacttgccatcgcaAGAGATGAAtaccaaaggaaaaaaaaatgtctttcTAGAAACGCAATCCTGCAATTACATACtaaatttttaagaaaaataacaacaaaGAAGCCAGCTCCTATTTTATGCATGCTGTAGCAGACGATTCTTACTGGTTTGCCCCGATGTAGCAGAGCAATGAGAGTACCAAACACAGGTTTTCCTGGAAAAAAAATACAGATTTTACTAGAGAAAACATTTAAGGTCATAAGACCCATAAATATGATCTTCCTTTAAAAGAAACATACCAGTGATAAAGCTCTTTGTCCCGTCTATTGGATCTAAAACCCAAACATAATCTGCAAACTTCTCATTGCATCTCCACCCATTCTCTTCTCCATAACTGCAATGAAAACTCTATCATATCTTCACCGACAgcacaaaatataaatattcatgATTTTACATACAAATTTAACATTGAGATGAACCAAATCTTCTTTTATGTTCCATTGGGTTTGAAGAAAATAGTCAAGAGTCATACAAAACAACCaccaagccttatcccactcAGTGGGTCGGCtttatgaatcctagaacgccactgTGCTTAGTTTTGCTCCAAGTACTCCATAGATTTTCTAAGAGTCATGCGAGAGTGGTAGAGAATAAAAAAGCTAAATGATGCCTAAACTCGtcaattgaattaaactacttATCATAGCTTAAGTGAAACTTGTCATGTTCAATTCTATAAATGGaaacaccaacaacaacaacaacaacaaagccttttcccactaagtggggtcggctatatgaatcctagaacgccattgcgctcatttgtgtcatgtcctccgttagatccaagtactcaagtcttttcttagggtctcttccaaagttttcctaggtcttcctctactccttcggccccgaacctctgtcccgtagtcacattttcgaaccggagcgtcagtaggccttctttgcacatgtccaaaccaccgggaccgattttctctcatatttccttcaattttggctactcctactttacctcggatatcctaattctcaatcttatcctttctcgtgtgcccatacatcccacgaaacatcctcatctccgctacacccattttgtgtacgttgatgcttcaccgcccaacattttgtgccatacaacatcgctggccttattgccgtcctataaaattttcccttgagcttcagtggcctacgacggtcacacaacacgccggatgcactcttacacttcatccatccagcttgtattctatggttgagatctccatctaattctccgttctcttgcaagatagatcctaggtagcgaaaacggtcactttttgtgatcttcgctagattgctccggtcattagtgtggataagtatataaatggatagagataggaaagcaaacacaagatgtacgtggttcacccagattggctacgtccacggaatagaggagttctcattaattgtgaagggtttacacaagtacataggttcaagctctcctttagtgagtacaagtgaatgatttagtccaaatgacattaggaaaaattgtgggagaatgatctcgtagccacgaaacttctgagtaccggagtgtggtatcgtcttgacttgccttatctgtctcataggtagatgtggcatcttctctggaagtactcttcctccatccaggggtggtatctgtaactggtggagatgcacaaggtaatgtatcaatttcacttgaagcttacttgtagtttcatgcttggtcaagcgagatacaaaccatgtagtaggagtcccccaagtcgccgagctgggggatctgctgaaagaggtgacagacaaggtaagcaatcagagctccggctgattgttcacattctccctatcttgcaggcagcatgaaggataaagagaagaaaaatgaggagagatgatatgggatacttttgcttttgaagaagtaactttccacaggcttattcttgaactgggctggagggttttctggtttcctccagagtataaggccgactgaagaatttgagggtcaaaacaagtccatcaaatctagagtacgttcgaccctgctgatatgggatacttttgcttttgatagagtagtggatgtatcggcacgtgtgctgttacgcttgtctccacatgcttccttgtatccttctcacttgccctatctgttcctcaggcagatgcagtatcttccctggaagcataagatgttgaagatgagtactcgagagcaatgccaggtaagtaatcaggtaaggggttccaggcagtcagttcctggctggaagcttgattccaagtgctgactgattgctctctttctccttgtcttgcaggtaagaacaaggccaaaggaaaagacagggaaaaagcatgatatgggatactcttgcttttaaccctgatgatatgagatattcttgctctagtatagcttgtttacagaagtattatcgggggaaaaaaaagctgaatatttcgaaaggctttgttgggagtgccctctcagataagagaaagggttgagcatttttgcaggtctgcctgtccgttagggatggaagtcgacatatataggagtctccctaacatcaagtaataatgctattcctttaccctgcttggttatagcacggtagtgggagctgccagcttaacatgttttaactctgtcagagcactttgaaaaagtggtttgtggtatctggaaagctgatgttgcgtgtgaagattacagacctgtcgggggtctggctctcgagatttggagaacgatgcctcttcgatttttgagaaagcaatcctgctgggggtctggctctcgagattcggagagcggtgtctcttcgatttttgagaaagtaatcatgttgggagtctggctctcgagattcggagggcggtgcctcttcgattttggagcaagcaatcttgttgggagtgttttctcgaatgagagtaaaggttaggcatgtttgctagtctaccttgccacgaagcacagaggttgacacacaaggactttccaattatccagcagtggtactgttcctttaccctctcttcgattttgagaaagtaatcatgttgggagtctggctctcgagattcggaaggcggtgcctcttcgattttggagcaagcaatcttgttgggagtgttttctcgaatgtgagtaaaggttgggcatgtttgctagtctaccttgccacgaagcacaaaggttgacacacagggactttccaattatccagcagtggtactgttcctttaccctctcttcgatttttgagaaagtaatcatgttgggagtttggctctcgagattcggagggcggtgcctcttcgattttggagcaagcaatcttgttaggagtgttttctcgaatgtgagtaaaggttgggcatgtttgctagtctaccttgccacgaagcacagaggttgacacaccgggactttccaattatccagcagtggtactgttcctttacccttgtgggtaataatatggtagctagaccttcaaaatttatgtgtctaaactttgttagtgttgtttctttgcaattcttttacccttcttggtcagagcgatgtagtgggagctgcaagcttcacgtgtctcaactttgtcagagaactttggcaaagttatctgtggtacccatgagctactgttgcgtgtgggaagtgggtgattgaacaatacgattcatgtgctttctacttcgccagaaatcttcgacagaatgcccataatttccgcaaagctgagtgtgcgtgtgacaggtgctgacaaggctggaaaagtaggtgcctcttcgatttctgaaatcggccctcgtggtctctgagcagcccagcttttgagaaagcaagcctcttcgatttctgagatcggcctttgtggtctttgagcagcccagcttttgagaatctctgagcagcccagcttttgagaaagcaaacgcctcttcgatttctgagcaggcgcctcttcgatttctgaagcttcgtcgagtgcagatttttataggggctgacattaagttccaaagcacacttgaatatccaccagtagaagctccattcttgcacttctaagatcttgatttgtccgacctcttctctcttcaacacctttgaaaatgtctggcccctccgaccgtcgttttgacttgaaccttgttgaagaggcagccccgccatctccagacaacatatggcgcccatccttcgtctcccctactggtcctcttaccgttggggattccgtgatgaagaatgatatgaccgctgcggtagtggccaggaaccttctcactcccaaagataacagactactttccaaacggtctgatgagttgtctgttaaggattctctggctctcagtgttcagtgtgcaggttctgtgtctaatatggcccaacgcctatttgcttgaacccgccaagttgaatcattagcggctgaagtgatgagtctcaaacaagagattagagggctcaagcatgagaataaacagttgcaccggctcgcacatgactatgctacaaacatgaagaggaagcttgaccagatgaaggaatctgatggtcaggttttacttgatcatcagagatttgtgggtttgttccaaaggcatttattgccttcgtcttctggggctgtaccgcgtaatgaagctccaaatgatcaatctctgatgcctcctccttctagggttttgtccaatactgaggctccgaatgatccccctccggtgccttctctttctggggctctaccgactgctgagacttctcctaagcaacctttgtgaaggctccctcttgtttgtttattttgactcaagtatatgtacatatttgtaacttatcggggatatcaataaataagctttccttcatttcaacgtattgtgttaaatacaccaaagccttcttcgctaagttctttgaattttcttttgttgaagcttgtatgttgaagctttgtgagtggagcatataggttgaggtagtgttcccttaatttcccgagtgaggaaaacttctcggttggagacttagaaaatccaagtcactgagtgggatcggctatatgaatcttagaacgccattgtgttctgtcctgtgtcatgtcctccgttaaatctaagtactctaagtcttttcttagggtctcttccaaagttttcctaggtcttcctctgccccttcggccctgaacctctgtcccatagtcgcatcttctaatcggagcgtcagtaggccttctttgcacatgtccaaaccaccgtaaccgattttctctcatctttccttcaatttcggctactcctactttaccccggatatcctcattcctaatcttatcctttctcgtgtgcccacacatccaacgaagcatcctcatctccgctacacccattttgtgtacgtgttgatgcttcaccgcccaacattctgtgccatacagcatcgccggccttattgccgtcctataaaatttttccttgagcttcagtggcatacggcggtcacacaacacgccggatgcactcttccacttcatccatccagcttgtattctatggttgagatctccatctaattctccgttcttttgcaagatagatcctaggtaacgaaaacggtcgctctttggtatttcttgatctccgatcctcacccctaactcgttttggcctccatttgcactgaacttgcactccatatattctgtctttgatcggcttaggcgaagacctttagattccaacacttctctccaaaggttaagctttgcatttaccccttcctgagtttcatctatcaacactataaaATTCAGAAACACCAAGCTTTGCACTCCATATAAATGGAAACACCAAGCCAAAAAATTCAGAAACCAAAACAGTTAGAGATATAACACTCTAACAATATTTCCTTTCAGCTTTTTCTAGgtaaaataacataaatttagaatGTAAACCTAGAGACACAGAATTTAAGGTCCAGTTCAACTTAAGCAGTCCAGTTTCCTTGTGACCAATTGAAATTCTAGGAAAATGATCAATTCACATAGAAAACTTACATGGCATGAGAAGGAAGATTCTCTGATATAATTGAGGCCATTGCTCCCTCTGCTGTTTGATCTGCAATTGTCACAGGGCCTGCAGCAAAACAATCAAGCCGGACATCAATGACTAATAAAGTTTCCCATACTCCACACTGCACACCAATCACTTACTCTCGAAAGGACTTTCGCGGATGAACTCACTCAGCTTCATCAATTCAATTATTTTACAAACCAAACAGCTCAGAGCTAAAAACTCAGCGCTCCAATCGAAATTTTCTTTTCCTacattttctcggcaaccaaacagacaaCAACAATTGAATCCAGCATTCCTAATGTTCACTAAATTCCTCACAAATCCTCGTAGTCTCAAGTTTAGTCGTcttaccacttagtactacagtttcGCTTGAACCCTGAGTGTAAATATATATCGTTTTCTCTTCACTAGAAAAATATTTACCAAAATGATTCTGGCCATTTTCCGAGTCTCACAGTTAGCTTTCCGGGAAACCAAACAGAGCAGGTATGACAATACTCACTTATAGAAACTTACTGGAATCCTCTTTATCGAGAATGTCAAACTTGTGCCGGAAATATTTCCGAATAACTTCCCCGGAGGCGTCGGCAACCTTGTTGGCGACCTCAGCGAAGCGGTCGAGCTCGAAATCGTTGGGCGGGAGCGAAACGACGGGGTCTGGGAGGTCGGGGCCGGAGGCCATTGCGAGTGGGAGTCGATGACGGGAGACAGGGAGGCTAAGGAGCGAGAGCGAGTACTTGGGAGTGGAGAAACGGATGGTGAGAGTGTTGAGGATGGGAATGGGGATCGGAGGGGTTTGGGAGAAGGAGAGGGGTTTGGGAATCTGGGAGAGCATTTGGGAAGACTGATGAGGCgggaaagggagagaagagaCACCGATGGAGCGGTGGAGACTGAAGAAACGAGGGACTTGTGAGCGAACTCGGACAACTCCACTTCGGTTGGGGAGGAGAGAGGTGGCCCGCGGGTGGTTTTGGAGGTTTAGGGAGCGGAGGTTGACGTGTTTTGTGCACCGTTGGATTGTGAAAGGGCGGCTGGATTGCACCGGTCAATGTGGACCCACCACCACAGAATTTATGTGACATTTGTACAATAATAATGCTAGGAGgctaatttattgaaaaaaaattgcaaaactaaaagacatgaaagttgaatagttgattggtttattatttaagcgttgataaacgtgttcatccttattggtgacacattatttagtttataaattttatctacaaatttagtctccttagcattactcCTTCCACAAGGAGCTTGAGACTATGTCTAAATTTTTTCTTCTCGATTCGGTTAGTCATTGATCTTCTTGACCACTTATTGGTATGTTGTATGAGAAGAAAAATTATAATTGAGTAAGGAACTTTTTAGGGTCCGTTGagtaatgttttacaaaacaattattgtaaacagataACAAATAGAATTTTGTATTCTTATGATTTGCAAATGTATCTAGTAGTTTAAACCGGAATTCTTTTTGAGAATGAAAACGTCTCTAATACTAATATCTGAAatgtcattaaaaattaataaagtcGTGTTCGGTAGTAATATTTTTGTACCATCACTACAAGAAAAGTGATTATTAAGTGCGGCCAACTAGGGGCAAATGGTAGAATTCGTCTCTATTAATAAGATACTAGTATATGGGCACACATgaagtgtgtgagaaattttttttatttttgtttttgaaatagaaagagagaggaagagagtgatagagaatgtgggagtaggaagtttatacatatatatatatatatatatatatatatatatatatatttaatttttaaattagagatatgtaggtgaagttttgaaaaagaaaaaaatagcaaaatttggttgtgtgaaattacatttttgccccatatttcttattcatgttctttttttaattagagggttaaactggtaatttcatagaattttagttgacaatgagtgttttattaataagTAGAGATTAGATTTAGAAATATTATTTGCCCCTATTAGTTCTATTAGGGGCGTTTAAAGCAGCCGTTAATATGGGAACAATTTCCAACTGTTAATTTTAATAACTAGTAGGGGAAACAACCGCCCCTATAGTCAATAAGATTTAATTATTTGATACCCTAATCCTAATCCCATTATTACTTTATCAATCTCCACTCTCTCTagctgtttattttttgttttattttaatttctattGTTTAAATGTATCAACACCTAACCTATATCAAGTATCAATAacattctctcttctccttctctttgttcttTCCCTTCATTTTTCGTTCTCCCTTTTTCCTTATTTCTTAATGCTTGTCATTGGTGGATTGAAATCAAGATAAAGAGATCATTAGGGGTTGAGAAAGTTTAAATCTTTGATTGATCTCTAAAGTTTATTATTCTTTCTTTTGTCTTGTTTTGCAACGTTCATACAGGTAataattttcattgtttttctttacccagttattttgattttgagttttgtatatattttgtgCGATTAGGTTAAGAACCCAACTTGTCCCTGTTTGAATTTGagctttctcttttgtttttatatgttttgtaggttttgttTGGTATTCGATTTGGAATGGGAGGAAGTATTCGAGtgtgtatattttatttttggaaaaatttGTAACAATTATTAAGATCTTGTGTTTTGTGTTTACAAGGAAGATGGAACACATACTTTTCATATGCATCAAGGGGAGATTGAAGATAGACTTTTAATCCTGTTATGTGTTTGAATCAAGGGATTAAGgtctggtttggtattgatgtgctttaaaaaaaaaaaaactgcttctgctgtgctgtgagaagctgtgaaataaagcagcagagtgtttggaaaacttttttgtaaaagtgcttttgaaaaaaaaagtagtattataatgtttgataaacttttatgtaaaacagatgtgaaaaaaaaaactggttttcaaagctgggttttgcagctttgtgtttttagctttttttcacccaaaactgtgaaaaaaaaagctgaagctgaatgtttaccaaacataaaaaagctctcagtttttttttatagccacatttttttttcagaatcacctcagtaccaaaccagggcTAAATCTTTGATTAGATTTAGATTTGGAGAAAACTTTTAGAACCTTATGTAATGGGGTGGATTTGTTTGTATCCATTGTACTCCTATCATGTAACATTTGTACCTAATCAATTGAAGAATGTAACTTTAATATTAATTTGTTGGCAATAGTTGGGTAGGTGATGATATTAGTTTTGAATAATAATTTTCGAAGAACTGAaaagaatttataaatatacttGATTTTGAAAATGTGAGAATACGTATCAAATAATTAATGGTGAAATGGAAATCATTTCTCAATTAAAACAATTTCCAAAATGCAATACGACAAATAAAAGCTCAATTATATACAAATATTAAAGTAGGGGCCTTAATAATCGCCCCTAAAGCTTTTAACATCCGCACCTAATGTTTTTTTCTACGTCACACTTGCCTATATAGCATAATAACTATTAGGGGATGGAAATATGTACCCTTTCGTATCTATTTATCAATAGCAACGCcattttagatgcaaatttgaAATCGGCCCCTCCTTACTACTAGGTGCGGAAATCTTTATTTTTTGCCCCTATTTTTAACTAATAGATGCAAATGTTTTAGCCTCTACTTGTTCTAAGTTTTGTAGTGTATACTTAAGATGATGGTCATGGTAAAAATATTGGTTACAAATGTTGGTTACAATGAGAGTGGTGGTAATAGTAGTGGTGGCCATTGTGGAGGGAGGGTGATGATTATGGTAGTGGTGTGGTAAAAGTGTTAATGGCAATGAGAGTGGTGTTGGTCGGAATGGTGGTAATAGTGGTGTGGTGGTGCCCATGGTTAGAGGCGGGTGGGCAGGGGAGGGGGATTGGGGATTTATCACATGGTAAAGTGCAAAAGGTAGCGGTGGTGATGATGGTAGCGATGGTGATACGGTGAAAGTGGTGGTCGTCCATGGCAATGGAAGATGTGGTGACAATATAGTGTGTCGAAAGAT carries:
- the LOC103412081 gene encoding bifunctional phosphatase IMPL2, chloroplastic — translated: MLSQIPKPLSFSQTPPIPIPILNTLTIRFSTPKYSLSLLSLPVSRHRLPLAMASGPDLPDPVVSLPPNDFELDRFAEVANKVADASGEVIRKYFRHKFDILDKEDSSPVTIADQTAEGAMASIISENLPSHAIYGEENGWRCNEKFADYVWVLDPIDGTKSFITGKPVFGTLIALLHRGKPILGIIDQPVLRERWVGISGRKTTLNGQVVSTRACANLAQAYLYTTSPHLFSAKAEEAFIRVRNKVKVPLYDCDCYAYALLASGFVDLVVESGLKPYDFLSLIPVIEGAGGVITDWKGHRLYWDASPNSKATSFDVVAAGDKQIHQQALDSLQWQ